In a genomic window of Vigna angularis cultivar LongXiaoDou No.4 chromosome 6, ASM1680809v1, whole genome shotgun sequence:
- the LOC108342627 gene encoding uncharacterized protein LOC108342627 has translation MEQTEEGCNTNEKMVTGVDSSSKHVEEFQPQKHDEDPGLKQNLTDPNLRRTVSNHSAKKSWKKKWKIVKKLEDEAKMLQDQLAILKPLHERQQKQVQRLMEEEKALLQEMHDLQEKALLRDAENEKNRSTIKTLKELRQKQVEQLLKLDIDPLDPAFNAAASCEGNNRGSGSKSP, from the exons ATGGAGCAAACCGAAGAGGGCTGCAACACAAATGAAAAGATGGTTACTGGTGTGGATTCTTCTTCAAAACATGTTGAAGAATTCCAACCCCAAAAACATGATGAGGATCCTGGTCTGAAACAAAACCTAACGGATCCTAATTTAAGAAG aacgGTCTCAAATCATTCTGCCAAAAAGtcatggaagaagaagtggaaaattgttaaaaaattggaAGATGAGGCCAAAATGTTGCAG GATCAACTTGCCATACTTAAACCACTACATGAGAGACAACAAAAGCAGGTGCAGCGATTGATGGAGGAAGAGAAGGCGTTGCTCCAGGAAATGCATGATCTTCAGGAAAAGGCACTGCTCAGAGATG CTGAAAATGAGAAGAACAGAAGCACGATAAAAACGTTAAAGGAGCTCCGACAAAAGCAGGTAGAGCAATTGCTTAAGCTTGATATTGATCCGCTTGATCCTGCGTTCAATGCTGCAGCCTCATGTGAAGGTAACAACAGAGGAAGTGGATCGAAGTCTCCATGA
- the LOC108343001 gene encoding probable inactive receptor-like protein kinase At3g56050 isoform X1: protein MEERWRFITWLKLLRVLVAVVSLLFTFTMEPVRCSTVSSEGLALQKMKEKVERDPLGSLWSWNREVVDHFSHGKVVSLLCLKLPACDRHIGEHGDTPSIRKLLQAANGVDDEKKTLSPSPSPFPSTLSPLSEPFSPSQSPSDSPTSPELSPSPSPSLSTFFFSLSPSPSPVPAPTPHTSPPPNPPMVVSTPPHSNWVSMPSPASSSNSSTTNQHAVILWSIVGGFFFILVSVVVFLCFRSNKVVTVKPWATGLSGQLQKAFLTGVPSLKKTELEVACEYFSNIIGSLPDGTVYKGTLSSGVEIAVVSSAVTSSHNWSKNLETQFRKKIAMLSRVNHKNFVNLIGYCEENKPFTRMMVFEYAPNGTLFEHLHIREAERLDWGMRIRIAMGIAYCLEHMHQLTPPIAYKSILSSSVYLTEDYAAKLSDFSFWTDIVSTKKGSEAAQLLETAPEYIKANVYSFGVLLFELITGRIPFAVENGLFEDWAAEYIKGRPLRDVVDSNLNSLQENEIDKWEEVINSCVDPDPEKRPTMREVTSKLKEITTIGPDGATPKASPLWWAEIEIMSTDLSSDVNP from the exons ATGGAAGAACGGTGGAGATTCATCACTTGGTTGAAGCTACTACGCGTGCTTGTGGCGGTGGTGTCTCTGCTATTCACCTTCACCATGGAACCTGTTCGGTGTTCCACTGTCAGCTCAGAAG GGTTGGCACTGCAAAAGATGAAGGAGAAAGTGGAGAGAGATCCATTGGGAAGTTTATGGAGTTGGAATAGAGAAGTGGTTGATCACTTCTCCCATGGCAAAGTTGTATCCTT ATTATGTTTAAAATTGCCTGCTTGTGACAGGCACATTGGCGAACATGGGGATACACCATCCATAAGGAAACTTCTCCAAGCAGCAAATGGTGTTGATGATGAGAAAAAAACTCTttcaccatcaccatcacctTTTCCCTCCACACTATCACCACTTTCAGAGCCTTTCTCACCATCACAGAGCCCCTCAGATTCTCCAACATCTCCAGAATTATCCCCCTCACCATCTCCATCTCTCtccactttctttttctctctttcacccTCACCTTCACCTGTGCCAGCACCAACTCCACACACATCACCTCCACCAAATCCACCTATGGTTGTGTCCACACCACCACACTCCAATTGGGTTTCAATGCCTTCTCCTGCTTCATCTTCAAACAGTTCAACCACAAACCAACATGCTGTGATTTTATGGTCCATAGTTGGGggcttcttcttcattttggtGTCAGTCGTTGTTTTTCTTTGCTTCAGAAGTAACAAGGTTGTCACTGTAAAACCTTGGGCCACAGGGTTGAGTGGCCAGCTTCAGAAAGCCTTTTTAACGG GTGTTCCTAGTCTGAAAAAAACAGAACTTGAAGTAGCTTGTGAGTATTTCAGCAACATTATTGGTTCACTGCCTGATGGGACTGTTTATAAGGGGACTCTCTCCAGTGGAGTTGAGATAGCTGTAGTATCCTCTGCAGTGACTTCATCCCATAACTGGTCCAAAAATCTGGAAACTCAATTCCGAAAGAAG ATAGCGATGTTGTCAAGAGTTAACCACAAAAATTTTGTGAATCTAATTGGATATTGTGAAGAGAATAAGCCATTCACAAGGATGATGGTTTTTGAGTATGCTCCAAACGGAACTCTATTTGAGCATCTACACA TTCGAGAAGCAGAAAGGCTGGACTGGGGAATGAGAATAAGGATAGCTATGGGAATAGCTTATTGTCTGGAGCACATGCATCAGCTGACACCACCCATTGCCTATAAAAGCATACTATCTTCCTCTGTATATCTGACTGAAGATTATGCTGCTAAATTATCAGACTTTAGTTTCTGGACTGACATAGTCTCTACAAAAAAGGGTTCCGAAGCTGCACAGCTCTTAGAAACAGCTCCAGAATATATCAAGGCCAATGTTTACAGCTTTGGAGTTCTATTGTTTgaattgattacaggaagaattCCCTTTGCAGTGGAGAATGGCTTATTTGAAGATTGGGCAGCAGAATATATAAAGGGACGACCCTTGAGAGACGTGGTGGATTCAAACCTGAACTCTTTGCAAGAAAATGAAATCGATAAATGGGAAGAAGTGATTAACAGCTGTGTAGATCCTGATCCAGAAAAAAGACCAACTATGAGGGAGGTTACTTCTAAGTTGAAGGAAATCACCACCATAGGACCTGATGGAGCAACTCCAAAAGCATCTCCTCTTTGGTGGGCTGAAATAGAAATTATGTCCACTGACTTAAGTTCAGACGTGAATCCATAA
- the LOC108343412 gene encoding pentatricopeptide repeat-containing protein At2g30100, chloroplastic, whose product MAYAQGFAPNFKLGFVFSSGSPSQQRQPLMFLAAHCGFSLKFYDGVCARSFKFQKPSIVAAKHGSVRGLRALKSVELDQFVTSDDEEDEMGEGFFEAIEELERMRREPSDILEEMNDRLSARELQLVLVYFSQDGRDSWCALEVFDWLRKENRVDKETMELMVSIMCGWVKRLIQEQHGVCDVVDLLVDMDCVGLRPGFSMIEKVISLYWEMGEKEGAVLFVEEVLRRGIPYASEDKEGHKGGPTGYLAWKMMAEGDYRSAVRLVIRFRESCLRPEVYSYLVAMTAVVKELNEFAKALRKLKSFTRAGLVTKLDLEDVELAEKYQSDLLADGVRLSNWVIQDGSPSLYGVVHERLLAMYICAGHGIEAERQLWEMKLVGKEADGDLYDIVLAICASQKEGNATARLLTRLDLASSLQKKKSLSWLLRGYIKGGHFTEAAETVMKMLELGFYPEYLDRAAVLQGLRKRIQQYGNLDTYVRLCKSLSDANLIGPCLVHLYIRKYKLWVVKML is encoded by the exons ATGGCCTATGCACAGGGTTTTGCTCCCAATTTCAAATTGGGTTTTGTGTTTTCTTCTGGTTCGCCATCACAACAGAGACAGCCTTTGATGTTTCTTGCAGCACACTGTGGGTTTTCCCTCAAATTCTATGATGGGGTGTGTGCCAGATCCTTTAAGTTCCAAAAGCCCTCCATTGTTGCTGCAAAGCACGGTTCAGTGAGGGGTCTTAGGGCTCTGAAGTCGGTGGAGCTGGACCAGTTTGTGACCAGCGATGATGAGGAGGATGAAATGGGAGAAGGGTTCTTCGAGGCAATTGAGGAGCTTGAGAGGATGAGAAGGGAGCCCTCTGATATTCTTGAGGAGATGAATGACCGGTTGTCTGCAAGGGAACTGCAGCTCGTGTTGGTGTATTTCTCTCAGGATGGGAGGGACTCGTGGTGTGCATTGGAGGTGTTTGATTGGCTGAGGAAGGAGAACAGGGTGGACAAGGAGACCATGGAGCTCATGGTTTCCATCATGTGCGGTTGGGTGAAGAGATTGATTCAGGAGCAGCATGGTGTGTGTGATGTGGTTGACTTGCTTGTGGACATGGATTGCGTTGGTTTGAGGCCGGGTTTTAGCATGATTGAGAAGGTGATTTCCTTGTACTGGGAAATGGGGGAGAAGGAAGGAGCCGTCTTGTTTGTGGAAGAGGTTTTGAGGCGCGGAATCCCTTATGCTTCGGAGGACAAAGAAGGGCATAAAGGAGGGCCAACCGGGTATCTTGCTTGGAAGATGATG GCAGAGGGTGACTATAGAAGTGCAGTTAGATTAGTGATTCGGTTTAGAGAATCTTGCTTGAGGCCAGAGGTCTATAGTTACCTTGTTGCAATGACTGCGGTGGTTAAAGAACTGAATGAATTTGCCAAAGCTCTGCGCAAGTTGAAAAGCTTCACAAGGGCCGGGTTGGTGACCAAGTTAGATCTAGAAGATGTTGAGCTTGCCGAGAAGTATCAATCTGATCTACTGGCCGACGGAGTGCGGTTGTCCAATTGGGTAATACAAGATGGCAGCCCATCACTATATGGAGTGGTTCATGAGAGGCTCCTTGCTATGTACATTTGTGCTGGTCATGGAATTGAGGCTGAGAGACAGCTGTGGGAGATGAAGCTTGTGGGTAAGGAAGCTGATGGTGATCTGTATGACATTGTTCTTGCCATTTGTGCTTCACAGAAAGAGGGCAATGCCACAGCAAGGCTGCTGACAAGGTTGGACCTTGCGAGCTCGCTGCAGAAGAAGAAAAGTCTGTCATGGTTGTTGAGAGGCTATATCAAAGGTGGCCATTTTACTGAGGCAGCAGAGACTGTCATGAAAATGCTTGAGTTGGGATTCTATCCGGAGTACTTGGACAGGGCTGCTGTATTACAAGGTTTGAGGAAAAGGATCCAGCAATATGGAAATCTAGATACTTATGTCAGGCTCTGTAAGTCCCTCTCTGATGCAAACCTTATAGGACCTTGTCTTGTACATTtgtatataagaaaatataagcTTTGGGTTGTGAAAATGCTCTAA
- the LOC108343001 gene encoding probable inactive receptor-like protein kinase At3g56050 isoform X3 codes for MKEKVERDPLGSLWSWNREVVDHFSHGKVVSLLCLKLPACDRHIGEHGDTPSIRKLLQAANGVDDEKKTLSPSPSPFPSTLSPLSEPFSPSQSPSDSPTSPELSPSPSPSLSTFFFSLSPSPSPVPAPTPHTSPPPNPPMVVSTPPHSNWVSMPSPASSSNSSTTNQHAVILWSIVGGFFFILVSVVVFLCFRSNKVVTVKPWATGLSGQLQKAFLTGVPSLKKTELEVACEYFSNIIGSLPDGTVYKGTLSSGVEIAVVSSAVTSSHNWSKNLETQFRKKIAMLSRVNHKNFVNLIGYCEENKPFTRMMVFEYAPNGTLFEHLHIREAERLDWGMRIRIAMGIAYCLEHMHQLTPPIAYKSILSSSVYLTEDYAAKLSDFSFWTDIVSTKKGSEAAQLLETAPEYIKANVYSFGVLLFELITGRIPFAVENGLFEDWAAEYIKGRPLRDVVDSNLNSLQENEIDKWEEVINSCVDPDPEKRPTMREVTSKLKEITTIGPDGATPKASPLWWAEIEIMSTDLSSDVNP; via the exons ATGAAGGAGAAAGTGGAGAGAGATCCATTGGGAAGTTTATGGAGTTGGAATAGAGAAGTGGTTGATCACTTCTCCCATGGCAAAGTTGTATCCTT ATTATGTTTAAAATTGCCTGCTTGTGACAGGCACATTGGCGAACATGGGGATACACCATCCATAAGGAAACTTCTCCAAGCAGCAAATGGTGTTGATGATGAGAAAAAAACTCTttcaccatcaccatcacctTTTCCCTCCACACTATCACCACTTTCAGAGCCTTTCTCACCATCACAGAGCCCCTCAGATTCTCCAACATCTCCAGAATTATCCCCCTCACCATCTCCATCTCTCtccactttctttttctctctttcacccTCACCTTCACCTGTGCCAGCACCAACTCCACACACATCACCTCCACCAAATCCACCTATGGTTGTGTCCACACCACCACACTCCAATTGGGTTTCAATGCCTTCTCCTGCTTCATCTTCAAACAGTTCAACCACAAACCAACATGCTGTGATTTTATGGTCCATAGTTGGGggcttcttcttcattttggtGTCAGTCGTTGTTTTTCTTTGCTTCAGAAGTAACAAGGTTGTCACTGTAAAACCTTGGGCCACAGGGTTGAGTGGCCAGCTTCAGAAAGCCTTTTTAACGG GTGTTCCTAGTCTGAAAAAAACAGAACTTGAAGTAGCTTGTGAGTATTTCAGCAACATTATTGGTTCACTGCCTGATGGGACTGTTTATAAGGGGACTCTCTCCAGTGGAGTTGAGATAGCTGTAGTATCCTCTGCAGTGACTTCATCCCATAACTGGTCCAAAAATCTGGAAACTCAATTCCGAAAGAAG ATAGCGATGTTGTCAAGAGTTAACCACAAAAATTTTGTGAATCTAATTGGATATTGTGAAGAGAATAAGCCATTCACAAGGATGATGGTTTTTGAGTATGCTCCAAACGGAACTCTATTTGAGCATCTACACA TTCGAGAAGCAGAAAGGCTGGACTGGGGAATGAGAATAAGGATAGCTATGGGAATAGCTTATTGTCTGGAGCACATGCATCAGCTGACACCACCCATTGCCTATAAAAGCATACTATCTTCCTCTGTATATCTGACTGAAGATTATGCTGCTAAATTATCAGACTTTAGTTTCTGGACTGACATAGTCTCTACAAAAAAGGGTTCCGAAGCTGCACAGCTCTTAGAAACAGCTCCAGAATATATCAAGGCCAATGTTTACAGCTTTGGAGTTCTATTGTTTgaattgattacaggaagaattCCCTTTGCAGTGGAGAATGGCTTATTTGAAGATTGGGCAGCAGAATATATAAAGGGACGACCCTTGAGAGACGTGGTGGATTCAAACCTGAACTCTTTGCAAGAAAATGAAATCGATAAATGGGAAGAAGTGATTAACAGCTGTGTAGATCCTGATCCAGAAAAAAGACCAACTATGAGGGAGGTTACTTCTAAGTTGAAGGAAATCACCACCATAGGACCTGATGGAGCAACTCCAAAAGCATCTCCTCTTTGGTGGGCTGAAATAGAAATTATGTCCACTGACTTAAGTTCAGACGTGAATCCATAA
- the LOC108343001 gene encoding probable inactive receptor-like protein kinase At3g56050 isoform X2: protein MEERWRFITWLKLLRVLVAVVSLLFTFTMEPVRCSTVSSEGLALQKMKEKVERDPLGSLWSWNREVVDHFSHGKVVSLHIGEHGDTPSIRKLLQAANGVDDEKKTLSPSPSPFPSTLSPLSEPFSPSQSPSDSPTSPELSPSPSPSLSTFFFSLSPSPSPVPAPTPHTSPPPNPPMVVSTPPHSNWVSMPSPASSSNSSTTNQHAVILWSIVGGFFFILVSVVVFLCFRSNKVVTVKPWATGLSGQLQKAFLTGVPSLKKTELEVACEYFSNIIGSLPDGTVYKGTLSSGVEIAVVSSAVTSSHNWSKNLETQFRKKIAMLSRVNHKNFVNLIGYCEENKPFTRMMVFEYAPNGTLFEHLHIREAERLDWGMRIRIAMGIAYCLEHMHQLTPPIAYKSILSSSVYLTEDYAAKLSDFSFWTDIVSTKKGSEAAQLLETAPEYIKANVYSFGVLLFELITGRIPFAVENGLFEDWAAEYIKGRPLRDVVDSNLNSLQENEIDKWEEVINSCVDPDPEKRPTMREVTSKLKEITTIGPDGATPKASPLWWAEIEIMSTDLSSDVNP, encoded by the exons ATGGAAGAACGGTGGAGATTCATCACTTGGTTGAAGCTACTACGCGTGCTTGTGGCGGTGGTGTCTCTGCTATTCACCTTCACCATGGAACCTGTTCGGTGTTCCACTGTCAGCTCAGAAG GGTTGGCACTGCAAAAGATGAAGGAGAAAGTGGAGAGAGATCCATTGGGAAGTTTATGGAGTTGGAATAGAGAAGTGGTTGATCACTTCTCCCATGGCAAAGTTGTATCCTT GCACATTGGCGAACATGGGGATACACCATCCATAAGGAAACTTCTCCAAGCAGCAAATGGTGTTGATGATGAGAAAAAAACTCTttcaccatcaccatcacctTTTCCCTCCACACTATCACCACTTTCAGAGCCTTTCTCACCATCACAGAGCCCCTCAGATTCTCCAACATCTCCAGAATTATCCCCCTCACCATCTCCATCTCTCtccactttctttttctctctttcacccTCACCTTCACCTGTGCCAGCACCAACTCCACACACATCACCTCCACCAAATCCACCTATGGTTGTGTCCACACCACCACACTCCAATTGGGTTTCAATGCCTTCTCCTGCTTCATCTTCAAACAGTTCAACCACAAACCAACATGCTGTGATTTTATGGTCCATAGTTGGGggcttcttcttcattttggtGTCAGTCGTTGTTTTTCTTTGCTTCAGAAGTAACAAGGTTGTCACTGTAAAACCTTGGGCCACAGGGTTGAGTGGCCAGCTTCAGAAAGCCTTTTTAACGG GTGTTCCTAGTCTGAAAAAAACAGAACTTGAAGTAGCTTGTGAGTATTTCAGCAACATTATTGGTTCACTGCCTGATGGGACTGTTTATAAGGGGACTCTCTCCAGTGGAGTTGAGATAGCTGTAGTATCCTCTGCAGTGACTTCATCCCATAACTGGTCCAAAAATCTGGAAACTCAATTCCGAAAGAAG ATAGCGATGTTGTCAAGAGTTAACCACAAAAATTTTGTGAATCTAATTGGATATTGTGAAGAGAATAAGCCATTCACAAGGATGATGGTTTTTGAGTATGCTCCAAACGGAACTCTATTTGAGCATCTACACA TTCGAGAAGCAGAAAGGCTGGACTGGGGAATGAGAATAAGGATAGCTATGGGAATAGCTTATTGTCTGGAGCACATGCATCAGCTGACACCACCCATTGCCTATAAAAGCATACTATCTTCCTCTGTATATCTGACTGAAGATTATGCTGCTAAATTATCAGACTTTAGTTTCTGGACTGACATAGTCTCTACAAAAAAGGGTTCCGAAGCTGCACAGCTCTTAGAAACAGCTCCAGAATATATCAAGGCCAATGTTTACAGCTTTGGAGTTCTATTGTTTgaattgattacaggaagaattCCCTTTGCAGTGGAGAATGGCTTATTTGAAGATTGGGCAGCAGAATATATAAAGGGACGACCCTTGAGAGACGTGGTGGATTCAAACCTGAACTCTTTGCAAGAAAATGAAATCGATAAATGGGAAGAAGTGATTAACAGCTGTGTAGATCCTGATCCAGAAAAAAGACCAACTATGAGGGAGGTTACTTCTAAGTTGAAGGAAATCACCACCATAGGACCTGATGGAGCAACTCCAAAAGCATCTCCTCTTTGGTGGGCTGAAATAGAAATTATGTCCACTGACTTAAGTTCAGACGTGAATCCATAA
- the LOC108341493 gene encoding bZIP transcription factor 30, whose amino-acid sequence MEQSEGRGKGKKVQDSSSNAEQSQAEMGSVGQNIMDPQLRRLFSNRISAQRSRQKKVKLVEELENRAKMLQDQVAQLQSIQARQQSRMHSLMVEEQTLFHEMEYLEKKAMLRDGKVVSSLESEDEKNRKKKSRLEKLRDIKQQQLLNLHDPFAGLSIDTSSNQGDGARSSSRQELDIAAAVDEIMDQTNLSMETARNPNL is encoded by the exons ATGGAGCAAAGTGAAGGGAGAGGAAAGGGAAAGAAGGTTCAGGATTCTTCTTCAAATGCTGAACAATCCCAGGCTGAAATGGGTTCTGTGGGACAAAACATCATGGATCCTCAACTAAGGAG ATTATTCTCAAACAGAATTTCTGCCCAAAGATCaagacagaagaaggtgaagttAGTTGAGGAGTTGGAAAACCGTGCCAAAATGTTGCAG GATCAAGTAGCCCAACTTCAATCAATACAGGCTCGCCAACAAAGCCGAATGCACAGTTTAATGGTAGAAGAGCAGACATTGTTCCATGAAATGGAATATCTTGAGAAAAAGGCAATGCTCAGAGATGGTAAAGTTGTTTCATCTTTGGAAT CTGAAGATGAGAAGAACAGGAAAAAAAAGAGTAGGCTAGAGAAACTTCGAGATATTAAGCAACAGCAATTGCTTAATCTGCATGATCCTTTTGCTGGATTGTCCATTGATACATCCTCAAATCAAG gAGATGGAGCACGGTCTTCATCAAGGCAAGAGCTGGACATAGCTGCTGCGGTGGATGAAATTATGGATCAGACGAATCTTTCAATGGAAACTGCTCGCAATCCCAATCTTTAA
- the LOC108343000 gene encoding ethylene-overproduction protein 1: MRGLKLTERFKSIQVHALSSTSSETNGGNGNKGSETICADSSTTKPRNNLNRNRSLIPSWSKTKSGTNNNSTSVFANLIPLHLPSTDTIEPPLEPHFKPINLVETLSEFYQRMEFCSQSNKAVMCVEQWSLLRGLGDQKILRRCLRTACQNAEDVLSKVVLSAWLRFERRDDELAGLCSMDCGGYVLECPKKNLEPRFRPCSVNDHCQCQQELIQETCTEGVRESDEESDILFCVGSEEISCVRYRIAALSYPFNAMLYGGFAESKMSKIDFSGNGICPKGMKAVEFYSRTKRLDLFCPMTVLELLSFANRFCCEEMSSACDAHLASIVVNVEDALVLIEYGLEERATLLVVACLQVFLRELPNSLYNPKVVKILCSCEAQERLANVGCASFLLYYFLSQVAMEESMMSKTTLMLLERMGECATEKWQTALAFHQLGCVLLERKEYKEAQHCFEVAVQEGHVYSLAGVARTKYKQGQPYSAYKLISSLIFEHKPAGWMYQERALYNMGKEKSFDLDVATELDPSLSFPYKYRALAKVEEKQIEEGIAELNKFIGFKLSPDCLELRAWLNVALKDYDGAMRDIRAMLTIEPNYVTSHGKIKGEYLLQLVNRGVQQKSQADCWMQLYQQWSCVDDIGSLAIIHQMLENEPEKSLLEFRQSLLLLRLNCQKAAMHSLRLARNHSSSMQERLIYEGWILYDTGYREEALARADRSIAIERSFEAFFLKAYVMADTTLDPESSSYVIQLLKEALKCPSDGLRKGQALNNLGSIYVDCGKLELAKECYKSALAIRHTRAHQGLARVYHQKNQRKAAYDEMTRLIEKAESNASAYEKRSEYCDREMAKVDLDFATQLDPLRTYPYRYRAAVMMDEQKETEAVEELTKAIKFKPDMQMLHLRAAFYESMGDLSSSLQDCQASLCLDPNHAGTLDLYRRIRKLNF, from the exons ATGCGTGGGCTCAAGCTCACCGAACGTTTCAAGAGCattcaagttcatgctctcagTTCTACTTCATCTGAAACAAACGGTGGTAATGGCAACAAAGGCTCCGAAACAATATGTGCTGATAGCAGCACGACCAAACCTCGCAACAACCTTAACAGGAACCGAAGCTTAATACCATCATGGTCAAAAACCAAATCCGGCACCAACAACAACTCAACCTCGGTATTTGCAAACCTGATCCCTCTTCACCTCCCTTCCACCGACACCATTGAACCACCCCTAGAACCTCACTTTAAGCCCATCAATCTTGTGGAGACCTTATCAGAGTTCTATCAGCGCATGGAGTTTTGTTCACAGTCCAACAAAGCAGTAATGTGTGTGGAACAGTGGTCTCTTTTGCGCGGTCTTGGTGATCAGAAAATACTTAGAAGATGTCTCAGGACAGCATGCCAGAATGCTGAGGATGTGCTCTCCAAGGTTGTGTTGTCTGCATGGTTGAGGTTTGAGAGGAGGGATGATGAGCTTGCTGGCCTGTGTTCAATGGATTGTGGTGGTTATGTTCTTGAGTGTCCAAAGAAGAATTTGGAACCCAGATTTCGCCCCTGTTCAGTTAATGATCACTGCCAGTGTCAACAAGAGCTAATTCAGGAAACCTGTACTGAGGGTGTGCGTGAGTCAGATGAGGAAagtgatattttgttttgtgttgGGAGTGAAGAAATCAGTTGTGTCAGGTACAGGATTGCTGCTCTTTCATACCCTTTTAATGCTATGCTCTACGGTGGCTTTGCTGAGTCCAAAATGAGCAAGATTGATTTCTCGGGAAATGGGATATGTCCAAAGGGAATGAAGGCTGTGGAGTTTTACAGCAGGACCAAAAGATTGGACCTCTTCTGCCCAATGACAGTTTTGGAGCTTCTGTCCTTTGCCAATAGATTTTGTTGTGAGGAGATGAGTTCTGCCTGTGATGCCCATTTGGCTTCAATTGTTGTGAATGTTGAAGATGCATTGGTGCTTATTGAGTATGGATTGGAAGAGAGAGCCACCCTTCTTGTTGTGGCTTGCTTACAAGTGTTTCTCAGGGAGCTTCCAAATTCTCTGTATAATCCAAAGGTGGTAAAAATACTTTGCAGCTGTGAGGCACAGGAAAGGTTAGCCAATGTGGGGTGTGCCTCTTTCTTGTTGTACTACTTCCTGAGTCAAGTGGCCATGGAAGAAAGCATGATGTCTAAAACAACATTGATGTTGCTGGAGAGAATGGGAGAGTGTGCCACAGAAAAATGGCAAACAGCCCTAGCATTCCACCAATTGGGGTGTGTATTGCTTGAAAGGAAAGAATACAAAGAGGCTCAGCACTGTTTTGAGGTAGCAGTTCAGGAGGGTCATGTTTATTCATTGGCTGGGGTGGCCAGAACTAAGTACAAACAGGGTCAACCATATTCAGCCTATAAGTTAATTAGTTCTCTCATATTTGAGCATAAACCGGCTGGGTGGATGTATCAGGAGCGTGCACTATACAATATGGGAAAGGAGAAGAGTTTTGATTTAGATGTTGCAACTGAATTGGATccttctctttcatttccatatAAATATAGAGCACTAGCAAAGGTGGAGGAGAAGCAGATAGAGGAAGGGATTGCAGAGCTAAATAAGTTTATTGGATTTAAACTGTCCCCTGATTGCTTAGAATTGAGAGCGTGGTTGAATGTTGCACTTAAGGATTATGACGGTGCAATGAGAGATATTCGGGCAATGCTAACCATTGAACCAAATTATGTAACTTCACATGGGAAGATCAAAGGGGAATATTTGCTCCAACTTGTAAACCGTGGAGTTCAGCAGAAGAGTCAGGCTGATTGCTGGATGCAGCTATACCAGCAATGGTCTTGTGTAGATGATATTGGTTCTTTGGCTATTATACATCAGATGCTAGAGAATGAGCCTGAGAAGAGCCTTCTAGAGTTTCGTCAGTCTCTACTCCTATTAAG GTTAAACTGTCAAAAGGCTGCAATGCACAGCTTGCGGTTGGCCAGAAACCACTCTAGCTCAATGCAAGAGAGGCTAATTTATGAAGGATGGATCCTATATGACACTGGCTATCGCGAAGAAGCTTTAGCGAGGGCTGACAGATCCATTGCAATTGAGAGATCATTTGAAGCTTTTTTTCTAAAAGCATATGTGATGGCAGATACAACTCTGGATCCTGAATCTTCTTCCTACGTTATTCAGCTTCTAAAAGAAGCACTTAAATGTCCTTCAGACGGTCTTCGCAAAGGACAA GCATTGAATAACTTGGGGAGTATTTACGTGGATTGTGGTAAGCTTGAGCTTGCAAAAGAATGCTACAAGAGTGCACTTGCAATTAGGCACACAAGAGCTCATCAAGGTCTAGCACGCGTTTATCATcagaaaaatcaaagaaaagcTGCGTATGATGAGATGACCAGGCTAATTGAGAAGGCAGAGAGCAATGCCTCAGCATATGAGAAAAGATCAGAATACTGTGACCGTGAGATGGCAAAGGTTGATCTTGATTTTGCAACTCAACTTGATCCTTTAAGAACCTATCCATATAGATACAGAGCAGCAG TGATGATGGATGAGCAAAAAGAAACTGAAGCTGTAGAAGAACTCACCAAGGCCATCAAATTCAAACCTGACATGCAAATGCTTCACCTACGAGCAGCATTTTATGAGTCAATGGGAGACTTATCATCTTCTCTACAAGATTGTCAGGCTTCTCTGTGCTTAGACCCAAATCATGCAGGCACACTTGATCTATATCGAAGAATACGAAAGTTGAACTTTTAA